GAAACAGCATAACGCAGTTTACCGTTCGTTACTCTGCCTGATTCTATAATACTGTTTTGAACTTCTGGAGAAACATAGTCACACAAGTGAAGATGAGCGATGTTCTTTCGCTTGGCGCGATCGAACTTTCGTCTATCCCCATCTGCTATCAGTACAAAACGTTCATCCAACTGCTGAATAACGACCGAGTAGCTTCCAGTCTCTCGCCCTTTGAGGGTTTGAACAATCTGGCCTA
The DNA window shown above is from Rossellomorea vietnamensis and carries:
- a CDS encoding KOW domain-containing RNA-binding protein, which gives rise to MIESESTVPRIGQIVQTLKGRETGSYSVVIQQLDERFVLIADGDRRKFDRAKRKNIAHLHLCDYVSPEVQNSIIESGRVTNGKLRYAVSKFVNEVLNDEKKGDMFDG